In Numidum massiliense, a single genomic region encodes these proteins:
- a CDS encoding DoxX family protein yields MFVTFLRESKVAAYLLLIVRLYLGWTWMTAGWLKIVDGFDATNYLHAAVQATAGDHPAVQGWWANFLEGFAIPHIILFNVLIPWGEFFVGLGLIFGFLTTLSACMGIVMNFAFLFSGTTSSNPQMVLLTVFVLVAGMNAGKIGFDRWMVPYLRREAAWLLPEKPGGHTYNNIA; encoded by the coding sequence GTGTTTGTTACGTTTTTACGCGAGAGCAAGGTGGCTGCGTACTTATTATTGATCGTGCGGCTTTATCTTGGCTGGACGTGGATGACTGCCGGCTGGCTCAAAATCGTCGACGGGTTTGACGCGACGAATTATTTACACGCGGCGGTGCAGGCGACGGCTGGCGACCATCCTGCCGTACAAGGTTGGTGGGCAAACTTTTTGGAAGGTTTCGCCATCCCTCACATCATATTGTTTAATGTGCTCATTCCTTGGGGGGAATTTTTCGTCGGTCTCGGCCTCATCTTCGGTTTCCTCACGACATTATCAGCATGTATGGGGATCGTCATGAATTTCGCTTTCCTCTTCTCTGGAACGACGAGCAGTAATCCGCAGATGGTGTTATTGACAGTTTTTGTCCTCGTTGCCGGAATGAATGCCGGTAAAATCGGCTTCGATCGCTGGATGGTTCCGTATTTAAGAAGGGAAGCGGCGTGGTTGCTCCCCGAAAAGCCCGGTGGACACACGTATAACAACATCGCCTAG
- a CDS encoding DNA adenine methylase, with the protein MRPFLKYRGGKMRDIPFFADYFPSASDYTRYVEPFFGGGAVFFHLEPRRALLNDINAKLMRAYRQVRDRYGRVRRELDELQATYERNHRTFLERKKVAHSEVRVPNPNECLYYRMREEFNCPSGQYLEATVYYFINKTAYSGMIRYNKKGEYNVPYGHYNRFNANVLTRQHSELLRSAHICTTDYGRILRETNDNDFIFLDPPYDCVFTDYGNLRFSGDFAEAEHRRLAADFKNLSGKALMVISKTPFIEALYRPYIVDVYDKHYTVNIRNRFKSEAQHAVISNYHRTHVRIGPLHNCQKGKAIL; encoded by the coding sequence ATGAGACCCTTTCTTAAATACCGCGGTGGAAAAATGCGGGACATACCGTTTTTCGCTGACTATTTCCCGTCAGCCAGCGATTACACGCGCTATGTCGAGCCTTTTTTTGGGGGCGGCGCTGTTTTTTTTCACCTCGAACCGCGGCGGGCGTTACTGAATGACATTAACGCTAAGTTGATGCGCGCGTACCGACAAGTGCGCGATCGCTATGGCCGTGTGCGGCGCGAGCTTGACGAGCTACAAGCGACATACGAGCGCAACCACCGCACCTTTTTAGAGCGAAAAAAAGTGGCACACAGCGAGGTGCGCGTGCCCAATCCGAACGAGTGCCTTTATTACCGCATGCGAGAGGAATTTAATTGCCCTTCCGGCCAATACCTCGAGGCGACTGTTTATTACTTCATTAACAAGACGGCATACAGCGGGATGATCCGCTATAACAAAAAAGGCGAATACAACGTTCCGTACGGTCACTACAATCGCTTTAACGCGAACGTCTTAACGCGTCAGCACAGTGAGTTGTTGCGAAGTGCGCACATTTGCACGACGGATTACGGACGTATTCTTCGCGAGACAAATGATAACGATTTCATATTTCTAGACCCGCCGTACGACTGCGTGTTCACGGACTACGGCAATTTACGGTTCAGCGGCGACTTTGCCGAGGCGGAGCATCGCCGGCTAGCCGCTGATTTTAAAAACTTATCGGGGAAAGCGTTAATGGTGATCAGTAAGACACCGTTCATCGAAGCGTTATACCGCCCTTACATTGTCGACGTTTATGACAAACATTACACGGTGAACATTCGCAACCGCTTTAAAAGCGAAGCACAACACGCTGTCATCAGTAACTACCACCGCACGCACGTAAGGATCGGACCGTTGCACAACTGCCAAAAAGGTAAGGCTATACTGTGA
- a CDS encoding ABC transporter substrate-binding protein, protein MKLRRGLRVALSCVLVFALLAVGCSNSADDSKGDDKKGKKGEPVELVWYTVGTPQKDVDKVMEEVNKYTKEKINATVKMKMVDWGDYTEKMQVMAASGEPFDIVFTSSWAFDYVQNARKGAFLPINDLLDKYGKGIKDVLHPSFLEGTQVDGKNYGVPANKELPAQSVWRFNKQYLDKYDLDISDVQSLESLEPLLKAFKEKEPSIPPISADKTFTPDIPYDYLIEGLPLGVKLDTKDYKLVNLFETPEVKQTLETMHKYYKAGYLPKDVATLTGGDAMETGKWLVDRVHYQPYAENGWKNSLGYEVVTKPINDPVTYTWSVTGSLQAISATSKHPEKAMEFLNLLNTDEYLRNLVDSGIEGEHYEKVKGDRVKDLPAGKNYDMPSFTLGNMMITYLTEDDPDDKWDQFDKFNESATDAPLLGFNFDPANVSTELAAVNNVKDEYWAALMTGSVDPKEYLPKASKKFKEAGLDKIMEEAQKQIDEWRASQK, encoded by the coding sequence GTGAAACTTCGCAGGGGCTTACGTGTCGCATTGTCATGTGTATTAGTTTTTGCACTGCTCGCTGTCGGCTGCTCGAACAGCGCCGACGACAGCAAGGGGGACGACAAGAAAGGTAAGAAGGGAGAGCCGGTCGAATTAGTGTGGTATACGGTCGGAACCCCGCAAAAAGATGTCGATAAAGTGATGGAAGAGGTTAACAAGTATACGAAAGAAAAAATTAACGCCACTGTTAAGATGAAAATGGTCGACTGGGGCGATTACACCGAAAAAATGCAAGTAATGGCCGCGTCGGGCGAACCGTTCGACATCGTCTTTACGTCGTCTTGGGCATTTGACTATGTGCAAAATGCGCGCAAAGGTGCCTTCTTACCGATCAACGACTTGTTAGACAAGTATGGGAAAGGGATTAAAGACGTGCTTCACCCGTCGTTTCTCGAAGGGACACAAGTCGATGGCAAAAACTATGGCGTACCAGCAAACAAAGAATTGCCGGCTCAGTCGGTATGGCGATTTAACAAACAGTACTTGGATAAATACGACCTCGATATTTCGGATGTGCAATCTCTGGAAAGTTTAGAGCCGCTGTTAAAAGCGTTTAAAGAAAAGGAACCTAGCATACCGCCGATCTCTGCCGATAAGACGTTTACACCGGACATTCCATACGATTACTTAATTGAAGGGTTACCACTCGGTGTCAAGTTAGATACGAAGGACTACAAACTCGTTAACTTGTTTGAAACACCGGAAGTGAAACAGACGCTGGAAACGATGCACAAGTATTACAAGGCCGGTTATTTGCCGAAAGACGTCGCGACGTTAACCGGCGGCGACGCGATGGAAACTGGCAAGTGGTTAGTCGACCGCGTCCACTACCAACCGTATGCGGAGAACGGGTGGAAAAATAGCTTAGGTTACGAAGTTGTGACGAAGCCGATTAACGATCCGGTAACGTATACGTGGTCGGTGACCGGCTCGCTACAAGCGATCTCCGCGACGTCAAAGCACCCAGAAAAGGCGATGGAGTTCCTCAATCTGTTGAACACCGACGAATACTTGCGCAACTTAGTCGACTCGGGGATCGAAGGGGAACACTATGAAAAAGTGAAGGGCGATCGCGTGAAAGATCTGCCGGCGGGGAAAAACTACGATATGCCGTCGTTCACGCTCGGTAATATGATGATCACTTATTTAACTGAAGACGATCCGGATGACAAGTGGGATCAATTCGACAAATTTAACGAATCGGCCACCGATGCACCACTGTTAGGTTTTAACTTCGATCCTGCGAACGTATCGACCGAATTGGCAGCCGTCAACAACGTCAAAGACGAGTATTGGGCAGCGCTGATGACGGGCTCCGTCGACCCGAAAGAATATTTGCCGAAAGCGTCCAAGAAATTTAAGGAAGCTGGCTTGGACAAAATTATGGAAGAGGCACAAAAGCAGATCGACGAGTGGCGCGCTTCGCAAAAGTAG
- a CDS encoding carbohydrate ABC transporter permease, protein MATTAVNGRRSERRARKPRDIHGLPPGWNIAMNILVGAFAFICVFPFIFVIIISLTDESTLAHNGYSLFPEKWSLEAYKYIFQAGDQLLRSYGVTIFVTVVGTIVSLLVISFYAYAISRRDFKYRNFFSFLAFFTLLFNGGLVPTYMVVTQVLHLQNTVWALILPLCVNAFYILIMRTFFRSSVPEAIIESGKIDGAGEFRIFFSLVLPISLPAMATIGLFSTLGYWNDWFNALLYIDEPHLVPLQSMLMRIENSMQFILQSTQNSGVSMELLASLPQETSRMAMVVLATGPIVLAYPFFQQYFVQGLTIGAVKE, encoded by the coding sequence ATGGCGACTACCGCTGTGAACGGAAGACGGAGCGAGAGGCGCGCGCGTAAACCGCGGGACATACACGGTCTCCCCCCGGGTTGGAATATAGCGATGAATATACTCGTTGGGGCATTCGCCTTCATCTGCGTGTTTCCGTTTATTTTCGTGATTATCATTTCGCTGACGGACGAAAGTACACTCGCACACAACGGTTACAGTTTGTTTCCGGAGAAGTGGAGCTTAGAGGCGTACAAGTATATTTTTCAAGCAGGGGATCAGTTGCTACGTTCGTACGGCGTGACAATTTTCGTCACTGTCGTCGGTACGATTGTCAGTTTGCTCGTCATTTCTTTTTACGCCTACGCGATTTCGCGGCGCGACTTTAAGTATCGGAACTTCTTCTCGTTCCTTGCGTTTTTCACGCTATTGTTTAACGGGGGGCTCGTTCCGACGTACATGGTCGTGACACAAGTGCTGCATTTGCAAAACACGGTGTGGGCACTCATTTTACCGCTCTGTGTAAACGCGTTTTACATTCTCATTATGCGCACGTTTTTCCGCTCGTCCGTGCCAGAGGCGATTATCGAATCGGGAAAAATTGACGGCGCAGGAGAGTTTCGTATCTTTTTTAGCCTCGTCTTGCCAATTTCGTTACCGGCAATGGCGACGATCGGGCTGTTTAGTACGCTCGGCTATTGGAACGACTGGTTCAACGCGTTGCTCTATATTGATGAACCGCATTTAGTGCCATTACAGTCGATGTTGATGCGCATCGAAAACAGTATGCAATTTATTTTGCAAAGCACGCAAAATAGCGGCGTCAGTATGGAACTGCTTGCTTCGTTGCCGCAAGAAACGTCGCGGATGGCGATGGTCGTACTCGCGACGGGACCAATTGTGTTGGCTTATCCGTTTTTCCAACAGTACTTTGTGCAAGGTTTAACAATTGGTGCCGTTAAAGAGTGA
- a CDS encoding ABC transporter permease, with protein sequence MLLMVLPGTLWFFFFSYLPMAGTVIAFKEYRFSPDGFLASIINSEWVGLKNFKFLFSTGDAWIITRNTLLYNFVFIFVGLVLSVFLAVVLSELANKRLAKWYQTGMFMPYFLSWVIVSYFAFSFLSVDHGVFNQVLSWFGIDPVLWYSDPTYWPYILTFMNFWKNLGYSSVVYLAAIVGIDKSLYEAAMIDGANKWQQIKNITLPMIKPLMIILTLMAVGRIFYSDFGLFYQLPRDSGALYSVTNVIDTYVYRGLKTTGEIGMSAAAGLYQSIVGFILVITANYIVRKIDKDSALF encoded by the coding sequence ATGCTGCTGATGGTACTCCCTGGGACGTTGTGGTTTTTCTTCTTTTCGTATTTGCCGATGGCTGGTACGGTCATTGCGTTCAAGGAGTACCGGTTTAGTCCGGACGGTTTTCTCGCGAGTATTATCAACAGTGAGTGGGTAGGGTTAAAAAACTTTAAGTTTTTGTTCAGTACGGGGGACGCGTGGATTATTACGCGCAACACGTTGCTGTACAACTTTGTGTTTATTTTCGTCGGCCTCGTGCTGTCTGTCTTTTTGGCAGTCGTGTTGAGTGAGTTAGCGAACAAGCGACTCGCCAAGTGGTACCAGACGGGCATGTTTATGCCGTACTTCTTGTCCTGGGTGATTGTCAGCTACTTCGCCTTCAGTTTCTTAAGCGTCGACCACGGGGTATTCAACCAAGTGCTCAGTTGGTTCGGCATCGATCCTGTGTTGTGGTATTCGGATCCGACATATTGGCCCTACATTTTGACCTTCATGAACTTCTGGAAAAACCTCGGCTATTCGAGTGTTGTTTACCTAGCTGCTATTGTGGGTATCGATAAGTCACTGTACGAAGCGGCAATGATTGACGGTGCCAACAAATGGCAGCAAATTAAAAACATCACGTTGCCGATGATCAAACCGTTGATGATCATTTTGACCTTAATGGCGGTCGGACGCATCTTTTACTCAGACTTCGGGTTGTTTTACCAGTTGCCCCGCGATTCAGGTGCGCTCTACTCGGTCACGAACGTCATTGACACATACGTGTACCGCGGGTTAAAAACGACCGGAGAGATTGGTATGAGTGCGGCAGCCGGTTTGTATCAGTCCATCGTCGGGTTTATTCTCGTCATTACAGCGAACTATATCGTCCGCAAGATCGACAAAGATAGCGCACTATTTTAG
- a CDS encoding response regulator transcription factor produces the protein MYKVFLVDDEPFIVEGLYAIVDWSHFGLEIVGQAEDGRQALEALSQVPVDILITDIRMPNMDGLTLIRRAKELNEEMKVIVLSGYDDFDYLKEGMVLGIENYLLKPINIEELKKTLRSTVEKLDTSIADTVYGRENMDIIRDNILYRWLTNAIDGEELKMRLCMLGVQLDGPYYLVAVIEVIPYEEGETSFAQGFSDVPSPAVREQLYLTYDIVRNKVQERCQTVCFRDKAGQTVVIFSLENRRAAKVEATEWLHALYEDLQGAVCCEVVIGIGGDVSGKALAAKSYADAQLAAQYYLIEPKTHVLEIEQLSPVALSRTPAFQLDLPAYAATLLARDRQALFQLIDADFARLQGQSGVTPAHLQTAAIDIIVHIQQSLNNVCKGSRTQASTLTVYRHMFARVFQAPSIDALKTYVKVVAKTAMDSLTPQDEVTPIVQQVLRHIDAHYAEGLSLKMLGQTYNVHPVYLGQLFQKETNESFSHYVNRYRIEKSKQLLRETHLKTREIARKVGFWDASYFYRQFKRYVGVSPTEFRNLP, from the coding sequence ATGTACAAAGTGTTTCTCGTTGACGACGAACCGTTTATCGTTGAAGGGTTGTACGCGATCGTCGATTGGTCGCACTTCGGATTAGAAATTGTCGGGCAGGCAGAAGACGGCCGTCAGGCGTTAGAAGCGCTGTCACAAGTACCCGTCGACATATTGATCACTGATATTCGCATGCCGAACATGGACGGCTTAACGTTGATCCGGCGGGCGAAGGAATTAAACGAAGAGATGAAGGTTATCGTCCTTAGCGGGTACGATGACTTTGACTACTTGAAAGAAGGCATGGTGCTCGGGATCGAAAACTACTTGTTAAAGCCGATCAATATTGAAGAACTAAAAAAGACACTTCGCAGTACAGTGGAAAAACTGGATACATCGATAGCCGACACCGTCTACGGACGTGAAAACATGGACATTATTCGCGACAATATATTGTACCGCTGGCTGACGAACGCCATCGACGGCGAAGAGTTAAAGATGCGACTATGCATGCTCGGCGTTCAGTTGGATGGGCCGTACTATCTCGTCGCCGTCATCGAAGTGATTCCGTATGAGGAAGGGGAAACCTCTTTCGCTCAGGGCTTCAGCGACGTACCGTCGCCCGCAGTACGCGAACAGCTGTACTTGACGTATGACATCGTGCGAAATAAGGTTCAGGAGCGATGTCAGACGGTTTGTTTTCGGGACAAGGCAGGGCAGACTGTCGTTATTTTTTCCCTTGAGAATCGCAGGGCCGCCAAAGTGGAAGCGACAGAATGGCTCCACGCCCTTTACGAGGACTTACAAGGTGCAGTATGCTGCGAAGTTGTCATCGGTATCGGCGGCGACGTGTCCGGCAAGGCACTAGCAGCCAAAAGCTACGCCGACGCACAGCTCGCCGCGCAGTATTATTTAATCGAGCCAAAGACGCACGTATTAGAGATCGAGCAGTTGTCCCCCGTCGCACTGAGCAGGACGCCGGCTTTTCAGTTGGATTTACCCGCTTACGCTGCAACACTGCTCGCGCGCGACCGCCAGGCGCTATTCCAATTAATCGATGCTGACTTTGCACGTTTGCAAGGTCAAAGTGGCGTGACGCCTGCCCATTTGCAGACGGCGGCGATCGACATCATCGTCCATATTCAACAGTCACTCAACAACGTATGTAAGGGATCCCGCACACAGGCGAGCACATTAACTGTGTATCGGCATATGTTTGCTCGGGTGTTCCAAGCGCCGTCGATCGATGCGTTAAAAACATACGTAAAAGTGGTCGCAAAAACGGCGATGGACAGTTTGACTCCGCAAGACGAGGTGACGCCGATTGTGCAACAAGTGTTGCGTCACATCGACGCACATTATGCGGAAGGATTATCGTTAAAGATGCTCGGACAGACGTATAACGTCCACCCTGTTTACTTAGGTCAACTGTTTCAAAAGGAGACGAACGAGTCTTTTAGTCATTATGTCAACAGGTACAGAATCGAGAAGTCGAAACAACTGTTGCGTGAGACACATTTAAAAACACGTGAAATTGCCCGCAAAGTCGGTTTTTGGGACGCGAGTTACTTTTATCGACAGTTTAAACGGTACGTCGGTGTCTCGCCGACTGAATTTCGGAACTTACCGTAA
- a CDS encoding sensor histidine kinase: MITLVALAILVNQLVAKSLIEKELTEQKQLLESVSRHLNTTYESAQSRIHRLYQEKALTSETVFFLENGLQKYLQHRLDVFSDSNSFTVPNIDTFFKNEMDKDEDIAEIILYSAVQNDLYVYKRKGIKRYYPLQPGRSYIPEVMERMRDGATIQAANYWLEKAIGESHEGKFMFAHDIKDPQTLQTVGKIVVVYDRIGIERVLQKKADEIKGYSVVLSAEGTVLFDSSNRYIGQTYPYRERLHTTGKTEQLEEESYVTAINETRPGYMAANVVPKAEIEKNYVALRRTIAIATAVCIVFAVTLAAAFVRNYSRRTQTVIGAMQKVERGDLSVRIPVRQEDELSQIAASFNQMCRELNRYIDRVYKSEIKQKQAELIAFQAQINPHFLYNTLEAIRMRAISQGATDVGEMIYIMASLFKHLVKDATIVTLREEIENCRRYLKLFRIRYRDKFTFDVAVAEDVLECRVMKLSLQPIIENYIVHGIRLDRKNNRIAIYGRKVADDIVIEVTDNGKGIASEQLAELQRALAAPQAYSTSSLGLKNVNERIKILYGSSYGITVDSVEGKGTTVRVTIPAVLNSELTGTVS, encoded by the coding sequence GTGATTACTTTAGTGGCACTCGCTATTCTCGTCAATCAATTAGTTGCCAAATCGCTCATCGAAAAAGAGCTAACCGAGCAAAAGCAATTGTTAGAAAGTGTTAGTCGCCACCTTAACACGACCTATGAATCAGCTCAATCTCGGATTCATCGGCTCTATCAAGAAAAAGCGTTGACGTCTGAAACCGTCTTTTTTTTGGAAAACGGTTTGCAAAAATATCTGCAGCACCGATTAGATGTCTTTTCAGACAGCAACAGCTTTACTGTCCCTAACATCGATACTTTTTTCAAAAATGAGATGGATAAAGACGAGGATATCGCCGAGATCATTTTGTACAGTGCGGTACAAAATGATTTGTACGTGTACAAAAGAAAAGGGATTAAGCGCTACTATCCCCTGCAACCGGGAAGATCGTACATTCCGGAAGTCATGGAGCGCATGAGAGATGGCGCGACGATTCAAGCGGCTAACTATTGGCTAGAAAAGGCGATCGGTGAATCGCACGAGGGCAAGTTTATGTTCGCCCACGATATTAAAGATCCGCAAACGTTACAAACAGTCGGTAAAATAGTCGTCGTGTACGACCGTATCGGCATTGAACGCGTCTTGCAAAAAAAGGCGGACGAAATAAAAGGGTATTCGGTCGTCCTGTCGGCTGAGGGGACTGTCCTATTCGATTCGTCCAACCGTTATATCGGTCAAACATATCCATATCGCGAACGATTACATACGACGGGCAAAACAGAACAACTCGAAGAAGAATCGTATGTGACCGCGATTAACGAGACCCGGCCCGGTTACATGGCGGCGAACGTCGTCCCAAAAGCGGAAATTGAAAAAAACTACGTCGCGCTTCGGCGTACGATTGCGATCGCGACTGCTGTATGTATCGTGTTTGCCGTGACACTCGCCGCTGCCTTCGTCCGAAATTATTCGCGGCGAACGCAGACGGTCATCGGTGCGATGCAAAAAGTAGAGCGGGGTGACTTATCAGTACGTATCCCGGTACGACAAGAGGACGAGTTGTCGCAAATTGCCGCTAGTTTCAACCAAATGTGCCGAGAATTAAACCGGTATATCGACCGCGTCTACAAGTCGGAAATTAAGCAGAAACAGGCTGAACTCATTGCCTTTCAAGCGCAAATTAACCCGCACTTTTTGTACAACACGCTGGAGGCTATTCGCATGCGGGCGATTTCTCAAGGGGCCACCGACGTCGGGGAGATGATTTATATTATGGCCTCGCTGTTCAAACATTTAGTCAAGGATGCGACCATCGTCACCTTGCGTGAGGAAATTGAAAATTGCCGCCGCTATTTAAAACTTTTTCGCATCAGGTACCGCGATAAGTTTACGTTTGACGTTGCGGTGGCGGAAGATGTGTTAGAATGCCGCGTGATGAAGTTGTCGCTTCAGCCGATTATTGAAAATTACATCGTGCACGGCATCCGCCTCGACCGCAAAAATAACCGGATTGCCATTTACGGCCGTAAAGTGGCCGACGATATTGTCATCGAAGTAACAGACAACGGCAAAGGGATTGCCAGCGAGCAGTTGGCTGAACTGCAACGCGCCTTAGCTGCGCCGCAAGCTTATAGCACTTCGTCACTCGGATTGAAAAACGTAAACGAACGGATAAAAATTTTATACGGCAGTTCATACGGTATCACCGTCGACAGCGTTGAAGGAAAAGGAACGACAGTGCGAGTGACGATTCCGGCTGTGCTCAACTCAGAGCTGACGGGCACAGTGTCGTGA
- the glmM gene encoding phosphoglucosamine mutase, with product MGKYFGTDGIRGIANEELTAELAYKLGRAGAYVLTKRAERPQIVVGRDTRISGHMLEAALVAGMLSIGADVIQLGVVTTPGVAFLTKHVEANAGVMISASHNPVADNGIKFFGQSGFKLSDETEAEIEALIDADDRLPRPVGDRVGTLTVRPDLLQSYTAHLNQTIIHRFDGLKIVLDCAHGAASYIGPRLFQQLGAEVIVIGGDPNGVNINANCGSTHPEQLQYRVVQEGADLGLAFDGDADRLIAVDENGNVVDGDYIMYILAAYLKEHGRLAQDTLVTTVMSNIGLYKATEKRNIHTVQTRVGDRYVMEKMRMHGYNLGGEQSGHIVFLDYSTTGDGLLTALQLVNVIQAKQRSLGRLTESMQKYPQLMINVHVGEKDGWEQNTTIRTAIEAVEAELGAEGRVLVRPSGTEPLIRVMAEGPNAHDLERYVNSIARVVQTELGVQTKLG from the coding sequence GTGGGGAAATACTTTGGAACAGATGGAATACGCGGGATTGCGAATGAAGAGTTAACTGCGGAACTTGCCTACAAACTCGGACGAGCAGGTGCGTACGTCCTTACGAAACGTGCGGAACGGCCGCAAATCGTCGTCGGCCGCGACACGCGCATTTCGGGTCACATGCTCGAAGCGGCACTCGTTGCCGGCATGCTATCAATCGGGGCGGACGTCATTCAACTCGGCGTCGTGACGACACCGGGCGTCGCTTTTTTAACGAAGCACGTTGAGGCTAACGCCGGCGTCATGATTTCCGCCTCCCACAATCCAGTGGCAGATAACGGGATTAAGTTTTTTGGACAAAGCGGGTTTAAATTGTCCGATGAGACGGAGGCGGAGATCGAGGCGTTAATCGATGCAGACGATCGACTGCCGCGTCCCGTCGGCGATCGCGTCGGGACACTCACCGTACGGCCAGATTTGTTGCAGTCGTATACGGCGCATCTCAATCAAACGATCATTCACCGCTTTGACGGTTTGAAAATCGTCCTCGACTGTGCGCACGGTGCAGCGTCGTACATCGGACCACGCCTCTTTCAACAATTAGGAGCCGAAGTGATTGTCATCGGGGGAGACCCTAACGGCGTAAACATTAACGCCAACTGCGGATCGACACACCCGGAACAGTTACAGTATCGCGTTGTTCAGGAAGGGGCTGACCTCGGCCTCGCTTTTGACGGCGATGCCGATCGGCTCATCGCAGTCGACGAAAATGGCAACGTCGTCGATGGCGATTACATCATGTACATTCTCGCCGCCTACTTAAAAGAGCACGGGCGCTTAGCGCAAGACACGTTAGTAACAACAGTCATGAGTAACATCGGACTGTACAAAGCGACGGAGAAGCGAAACATTCACACCGTACAAACACGCGTCGGCGATCGTTACGTGATGGAAAAAATGCGCATGCACGGGTACAACTTAGGTGGCGAACAGTCTGGACACATCGTTTTCCTCGACTATAGTACGACCGGCGACGGCTTATTGACCGCATTACAACTCGTTAACGTCATCCAAGCGAAGCAGCGCTCACTCGGTCGCTTAACCGAGTCGATGCAGAAGTATCCGCAATTAATGATAAACGTCCATGTCGGGGAGAAGGACGGCTGGGAACAAAACACAACGATCCGCACCGCGATTGAGGCTGTGGAGGCAGAACTAGGCGCGGAAGGACGTGTCCTCGTGCGCCCGTCGGGAACGGAGCCACTCATCCGCGTCATGGCGGAAGGACCGAATGCGCACGACCTGGAACGGTACGTGAACAGCATTGCCCGCGTGGTTCAAACCGAACTAGGGGTGCAAACTAAGTTAGGCTAA
- a CDS encoding CdaR family protein, translating into MDKWLRSNAFVKIMSVILAVLLYIVVNDSALGIAKDNKTASTIIRDVSLEPQLNNDNLVVADIPQTVNLTLRGSNFILNRVVAGNYRAYVDLKDLDAGVHRNVPVKVEGLPQGADYVTDPSTVRVVLEEKQQKEMSVDVEVVGKPAEGYSVGTPVVTPQKVLVRASESRLKNVAFVKATVKLSEDTKSVKQSVQLKAVNEAGTAMEDVEISEPVADVEVPITSPTKEIPLRPEIDKLPPDGYSVEKVTMSEEKVTVFGKKDIIDGLEVYRGPALDLSDVTKDRTFELPIPLIKGVDKVDPKTVRIEVEIVRSKKRTFKDLSFGVNGMPEGWKVRFVDDDTVSVVVAGSATRMGSLTKREIQPVINVSNFRPGKHKVNIHWNLPAYIKVIDPPETVEIELKDKR; encoded by the coding sequence ATGGACAAATGGCTGCGGAGTAACGCATTCGTCAAAATAATGTCCGTCATTTTAGCTGTTTTGCTCTATATCGTCGTCAACGATTCTGCGCTCGGCATCGCCAAAGATAACAAGACTGCAAGTACAATTATTCGCGACGTCTCCCTCGAACCCCAATTAAACAACGACAACCTAGTCGTCGCCGATATACCGCAGACGGTTAACTTAACGTTGCGCGGCTCCAACTTTATTCTCAATCGCGTCGTTGCCGGCAATTACCGGGCATACGTCGATTTAAAAGATCTGGATGCGGGCGTGCACCGCAACGTGCCTGTAAAAGTTGAAGGGCTGCCGCAAGGTGCCGATTACGTAACCGACCCTTCGACTGTTCGCGTCGTGCTTGAAGAAAAGCAACAAAAAGAGATGAGTGTCGATGTCGAAGTCGTCGGCAAGCCTGCAGAAGGGTATAGTGTCGGCACCCCGGTCGTTACGCCGCAAAAAGTGCTCGTTCGTGCCAGTGAAAGTCGTTTAAAAAATGTCGCTTTCGTCAAAGCGACGGTGAAACTGAGCGAAGATACGAAGTCGGTGAAACAGAGTGTCCAGTTAAAGGCCGTCAACGAAGCGGGGACGGCGATGGAGGATGTGGAAATTAGCGAACCGGTTGCCGATGTCGAAGTACCGATCACGAGTCCAACCAAGGAAATACCACTCCGGCCAGAGATTGATAAACTGCCGCCAGATGGGTACAGTGTGGAAAAAGTAACGATGAGTGAGGAGAAAGTGACGGTCTTTGGAAAGAAGGACATCATTGACGGGTTAGAAGTGTACCGCGGTCCCGCCCTCGATTTATCGGACGTTACGAAGGATCGAACGTTTGAGCTGCCAATCCCGTTAATTAAAGGGGTTGACAAAGTAGATCCGAAAACGGTGCGCATCGAAGTCGAGATTGTCCGGTCGAAGAAGCGGACGTTTAAAGACTTGTCGTTCGGCGTCAACGGGATGCCGGAAGGGTGGAAAGTTCGTTTTGTCGATGACGACACTGTTTCTGTCGTCGTCGCCGGTTCAGCGACGCGCATGGGCAGTTTGACGAAACGCGAGATCCAGCCGGTCATTAACGTTTCTAACTTTCGTCCAGGAAAGCATAAGGTAAACATCCATTGGAATTTACCGGCTTACATCAAAGTCATCGATCCACCGGAAACGGTAGAGATTGAATTAAAAGATAAACGATAA